The window CTTTATCGCAGCAGAAGGCAACAATGTTGGTCGTTCATTATATGAAGATGACTTGATCCCTGAAGCAAAAAAACTACTGGCTAACTGCCAAATTCCAGTACCGACGGATGTTCGCGTGGCGACTGAGTTCTCTGAAACTGCGGAAGCGACACTGAAATCCAGCAGTGAAATCAAAGACGACGAACAAATTCTGGATTTAGGTGATGAATCAGCGCAACGTCTGGCTGAAATCCTGAAAAATGCCAAAACCATTCTATGGAATGGCCCAGTTGGTGTATTCGAATTCCCTAACTTCCGTAAGGGAACGGAGATCGTTGCAAAAGCCATCGCAGAAAGTGACGCATTCTCTATCGCTGGTGGTGGTGACACATTAGCGGCTATCGATTTATTCGGTATCGCAGACAAAATTTCATATATCTCTACGGGTGGCGGTGCTTTCCTTGAGTTTGTTGAAGGTAAAAAGCTCCCAGCCGTTGTGATGCTAGAAGAACGTGCTAAAGCGTAATTAATTGTTCATACACAACAGGCAGCGTAGGCTGCCTGTTTACCACAGGACCTTTTCACATGTCTAAAATTTTTGATTTTGTTAAACCGGGTGTTATCACGGGTGATGATGTACAGAAAGTTTTCGCAGTTGCTAAAGAAAATAACTTTGCATTGCCAGCGGTGAACTGTGTTGGTACGGATTCAATTAACGCCGTACTTGAAGCGGCCGCAAAAGTGCGTGCACCTGTTATTGTTCAGTTTTCAAACGGTGGTGCTGCATTTATCGCAGGTAAAGGTTTGAAAGCAGAAGGCCAACAAGCTGCAATCTTAGGTGCAATTTCCGGTGCTTATCATGTGCACCAAATGGCAGAGCACTACGGTGTGCCAGTCATTCTGCATACTGACCACTGTGCGAAAAAATTACTGCCATGGATCGACGGCCTGTTAGACGCAGGTGAAAAACACTATGCGAAAACCGGTAAACCACTGTTCTCTTCTCACATGATTGACCTGTCAGAAGAAACACTGGAAGAAAACATCGAAATCTGTGCTAAATATTTAGCGCGTATGGCTAAAATCGATATGACGCTGGAAATCGAATTAGGCTGTACAGGTGGTGAAGAAGACGGTGTTGATAACACAGGTATGGACAGCTCTGAGCTGTATACTCAACCAGAAGACGTTGCATATGCATACGAGAAACTGAGCGCAGTGAGCCCACGTTTCACTATTGCCGCTTCTTTCGGTAACGTTCACGGCGTTTATAAGCCAGGTAATGTTCAATTAACGCCAAAAATTCTGCGTAATTCACAAGACTACGTTTCAGAAAAATATAACCTGCCACACAACAGCTTAGACTTCGTATTCCACGGTGGTTCTGGCTCAAGTGCTGCTGAAATCAAAGAAGCAGTTAGCTACGGTGTTATCAAAATGAACATCGACACTGATACTCAGTGGGCGACTTGGGATGGTATTTTACAGTACTACAAAAAGAACGAAGGCTATCTGCAAGGTCAGTTAGGTAATCCAGAAGGTGCGGATAAACCTAACAAAAAATACTATGACCCACGTGTATGGCTGCGTAAAGCACAAGAGTCAATGGTTGTTCGTTTAGAACAAGCTTTCAAAGAACTGAATTGTGTTGATGTACTGTAATTAGTACAGACTAGACGTCGAATCGAAATCCCCTAGTAAGGTGACTTGCTGGGGGATTTTTTTATCAGTTTGCAGGGCCCCTTGATGAAAGCTTAATCGCCATTGATTTGCTAAATTTTGAGCCAAATGGATGAGCGGTTAGTTTCGTTTTTTACTCATCTTGTAGTTCAATTCTGGTGTAAGTCATTCGTAGCGTATTATGACTTGGTTGCGAACAGTGAAAGTATTTGGCGTAAATTGTTCTGGATTTTTCATTAACCAATGAAACTAAGCTATCTTGTTTATTGGTTGAAAAGGCAGAACGGTTAAATTCAAAAAATCAGGGTGCAAGATACCTTGCAGAAAATTGATATTTTATCGATTAACGTAAAAGTGCAGTTTTTTCTGGTTTAATCAAAGTAATAAATAAGATAGCCATCATTAACGTTGCGCCAATTGCAGAGCCAGTTTTTCAGCGAGATCGGTAAGGGTATCGGATACATTGCGATGAAAATGCATGGCAATTTCCATTTCTTGTGCGGCTGGGAAACCGTCTTCTTCCGTTAAAATACGATGTTGTGGAAGTTTCGCGCGCAGTGGCAGTAAGCTAACCCCTAGGCCATCTGTAATGGCGCTTTGAATACCCGCAAGGCTGGAGCAGGTATAGGTAATGTGCCAAGGGCGTTGCGCGTTATCTAATAACTTAAACATATCATTGCGGTATAAGCCATTTTCAGGGAATACAATTAATGGCACAGAGTCGCTATTGAGTGGTTGATGCTGATTGCTGGTCAACCAGCACAGTGGTTCAGGCCAACAATAGTCACTCTTAAACTCGCCTTTTTTCTGCTTAACGATGATTAAATCTAATTCTCCATGTTGATAGCGTTGATGAAGCTGGCGACTTAAGCCGCTAGTGACTTCTAATCGTACATTGGGGTTCCCTTGCATAAAGGCGGCAAGGGTGGGGGTGACTTGTCCTGACGCTAGATCTTCAGGGAAACCTAAGCGAAGAGTTTGGATCACCGCACTGCCGGTGATCTTCATAAAAAAGGTGTCGTTCAATGCTAAGATTTTTTTCGCATAACTCAGCAGGATCTCACCCGTTTCAGTCAAGGTTAAAATACGATGACCCCGAATAAACAATGATTGGCCTACTAAGGTTTCTAACCGTTGAATTTGCTGGCTCAAAGTGGATTGTGTTGAATTTAAATGTTGTGATGCGACAGTGAAATTGCCTGTTTCGGCAACGGTAATAAAAGTGTTCAACAGCACTAAATTGAGCAATGGATTCATTTATTTAATACCTGTCATTTAGTTATTTAATTTCTAAATAGCATACTTTTTGAGTAGATTAAATAGATGAGAAGGAGATAAATCATGAAAACAACATTGTTACGTGTTAATTGGTTGGTTTATTTACTGGGTATTGTTTCAATTTCATTGATATTTATGGTGAAAGGAATGGCAAAACCACAATCTGATACGCTGGTTATGGCAGCGGAGAAAGGTGATTTACGCCAAGTGCAAATGTTAGTAGAGCAAGGGGCAAACATTGAACAGCGGGATCTGCGCCAACGTACTCCATTAATGGCTGCGACCCATGAAAATCGTGTTGATGTAGCGCGCTATTTAATTGAGCACGGTGCCGATGTAAATGCAAAGGACAATATGCAGGACTCGCCATACCTCTATGCGGGGGCGCGGGGGCTGCAAGATATTTTGTTGTTAACGTTGAGAAATGGGGCTGATTTAAAAAGTACCAATCGATATGGTGGTACTGCATTGATCCCGGCTGCGGAACGTGGGCATATCGAGACGGTTAAAACGTTAATAGATGCAGGTGTGGATGTAAACCATATTAATCGGTTAGGGTGGACGGCACTGATTGAAGCCATTATTTTGGGAGATGGTAGTGATAAATATGCACAAATTGTCACACTACTGATTAACGGTGGAGCAGATGTTAATTTGGCGGATGGATCAGGGATCTCGCCGCTAACGCTAGCAAAAAGTAAAGGCTATCGTAACTTGATTGAACTTCTTGAAACAGCAGGAGCGAAATAATGTCGGATAAGCAATTTTTACAACAGGCAATTTCCCTTGCACAAGAAAATGTGCAGGCAGGTGGTCGCCCATTTGGCGCAGTTGTGGTTAGCCAAGGAAAAGTGGTGGCGACGGGGGTAAATCAAATGCTTGAATTACATGATCCCACCGCCCATGCGGAGTTAATGGCGTTACGTCAAGCGGGGAAGGTATTGAACCGTGTTAAATTGGATGATTGTGTTGTTTACGCAAGTGGACAGCCTTGCCCTATGTGCCTTGCGGCAATTCGCATGGCAGGTATTTCTCGCATTGTTTACGGCTATTCAAACCAAGATGCTGAACCCTTTGGCTTATCGACTGAGGAGATTGCCAAGGCACTGCGTGTGGCACCTGAACAGCAATTAGGTTTACAGTTTGAGCAGTTAAGGCCCAATGATGCTCCGGGTTGTGCGTTGTACCAAATGTGGTGGGAACGGCAAATATAATGGAAAAAACAGCGTCGTATTCCTTCGCATTAGTGATCACCATCGTATTAGTTGGCCTCAATTTGCGCCCTTTTATGACGGGGCCAGGTCCTGTGATTGACAATATTATTCAAACCACAGGGATGAGTTACCAAATGATTTCGTTGCTTACCTTATTACCTATGTTGTTAATGGGGATTGGTGCATTAGTGGTGCCCGCATTAAACCAACGAATTGGTGAGCGAAGCGGAATTGCGTTGGCGATGTTATTGCTATTTTTAGGCTCCTTTTTTCGCTATTTTGCCGAAAATGGCAACATATTATTGTTTACAGCATTGCTGTGTGGTGCTGGTGCCGCTTATATCCAAGCGGTTTTTCCCGGTTTTATTAAAGCGCATTTCCCCCAAAAAATGGCCATGATGACAGGGCTCTATTCTGCGACATTAATGGCGGGAGGCGCGATAGGTGCGCAGTTAACACCTATTCTAGACAGTGTCACAGGACATTGGCAAAGTGCGTTAGCATGGCTTGCATTACCTGCGTTAATTGCGCTCATCGCGATTTTGCTCAACATTCGCACGATGAAGAAAACCAATGTTAGCCACGTTTCAGTAGTGGCATTTCTTAAAAAACCGCGAGCTTGGCTATTGATGGTCGGTTTTGGGTTAATCA of the Providencia rettgeri genome contains:
- the fbaA gene encoding class II fructose-bisphosphate aldolase gives rise to the protein MSKIFDFVKPGVITGDDVQKVFAVAKENNFALPAVNCVGTDSINAVLEAAAKVRAPVIVQFSNGGAAFIAGKGLKAEGQQAAILGAISGAYHVHQMAEHYGVPVILHTDHCAKKLLPWIDGLLDAGEKHYAKTGKPLFSSHMIDLSEETLEENIEICAKYLARMAKIDMTLEIELGCTGGEEDGVDNTGMDSSELYTQPEDVAYAYEKLSAVSPRFTIAASFGNVHGVYKPGNVQLTPKILRNSQDYVSEKYNLPHNSLDFVFHGGSGSSAAEIKEAVSYGVIKMNIDTDTQWATWDGILQYYKKNEGYLQGQLGNPEGADKPNKKYYDPRVWLRKAQESMVVRLEQAFKELNCVDVL
- a CDS encoding LysR substrate-binding domain-containing protein; the protein is MNPLLNLVLLNTFITVAETGNFTVASQHLNSTQSTLSQQIQRLETLVGQSLFIRGHRILTLTETGEILLSYAKKILALNDTFFMKITGSAVIQTLRLGFPEDLASGQVTPTLAAFMQGNPNVRLEVTSGLSRQLHQRYQHGELDLIIVKQKKGEFKSDYCWPEPLCWLTSNQHQPLNSDSVPLIVFPENGLYRNDMFKLLDNAQRPWHITYTCSSLAGIQSAITDGLGVSLLPLRAKLPQHRILTEEDGFPAAQEMEIAMHFHRNVSDTLTDLAEKLALQLAQR
- a CDS encoding ankyrin repeat domain-containing protein; amino-acid sequence: MKTTLLRVNWLVYLLGIVSISLIFMVKGMAKPQSDTLVMAAEKGDLRQVQMLVEQGANIEQRDLRQRTPLMAATHENRVDVARYLIEHGADVNAKDNMQDSPYLYAGARGLQDILLLTLRNGADLKSTNRYGGTALIPAAERGHIETVKTLIDAGVDVNHINRLGWTALIEAIILGDGSDKYAQIVTLLINGGADVNLADGSGISPLTLAKSKGYRNLIELLETAGAK
- a CDS encoding nucleoside deaminase; amino-acid sequence: MSDKQFLQQAISLAQENVQAGGRPFGAVVVSQGKVVATGVNQMLELHDPTAHAELMALRQAGKVLNRVKLDDCVVYASGQPCPMCLAAIRMAGISRIVYGYSNQDAEPFGLSTEEIAKALRVAPEQQLGLQFEQLRPNDAPGCALYQMWWERQI
- a CDS encoding cyanate transporter, which translates into the protein MEKTASYSFALVITIVLVGLNLRPFMTGPGPVIDNIIQTTGMSYQMISLLTLLPMLLMGIGALVVPALNQRIGERSGIALAMLLLFLGSFFRYFAENGNILLFTALLCGAGAAYIQAVFPGFIKAHFPQKMAMMTGLYSATLMAGGAIGAQLTPILDSVTGHWQSALAWLALPALIALIAILLNIRTMKKTNVSHVSVVAFLKKPRAWLLMVGFGLINAGYGSVVTWLAPFFQEQGMSAAQSGSFVAMLTVFQALSALMIPVFASHNVDRRFWLIATLSCQAIGFIGLMLFAAELPFVWIALLGVGLGGCFALSIITALDHIPHPVNAGALTALMQAGGFILAAFGPLAAAWLQQLSQSFTWVWGMHVIFVLVTLRLYLRLNPKGYSQIFTLK